From a single Pseudalkalibacillus hwajinpoensis genomic region:
- a CDS encoding glycerol-3-phosphate dehydrogenase/oxidase → MLVKPFSGLQRGVVLDQIVSEELDVLVVGGGITGAGILLDSASRGMNAAVIEMQDFAAGTSSRSTKLVHGGLRYLKNLEIGLVAEVGKERAIVYENAPHVTTPEWMLLPIIRGGTFGKFSTGAGLALYDRLAGVKRKERRSMLSKKETLNKEPLLRKSDVKGGGYYVEYRTDDARLTLEIMKEAVHRGGKAVNYVKAEQLLYENGKVVGVRAKDVITGETREIRAKKVVNAAGPWVDEIRELDQSKKGKHLFLTKGVHLVFDQSKFPLQQAVYFDTPFEDGRMMFAIPRAGKTYIGTTDTKYSKNPVHPQMTVEDRDYIVDAANYMFPGINLTKDDVESSWSGVRPLIHEEGKDPSEISRRDEVFLSDSGLITIAGGKLTGYRKMAEKVIDLIADQFKEEKHGKFPASSTKNMILSGGNVGGSKGFKAYAKEQVRRGTTLGLTVNEAETLVHRYGSNIERIYQIIETIGTEASFHHLSLEVFSTLIYGIEEEMVATPLDYFNRRTSALYFDIDWVRRWKEPVVEYMAKRLNWSNEVKEAHLQDLDQQIHDAVVPLKV, encoded by the coding sequence ATCTTGGTTAAACCATTTTCAGGATTACAAAGAGGCGTTGTACTTGATCAAATCGTATCGGAGGAACTGGATGTACTTGTTGTCGGTGGTGGGATAACAGGAGCAGGTATTTTGCTTGATTCTGCATCACGAGGAATGAATGCAGCGGTAATTGAAATGCAGGATTTCGCGGCTGGTACGTCAAGCAGGTCTACAAAGCTCGTCCACGGAGGACTTCGTTATCTGAAGAATTTAGAGATTGGCCTTGTTGCTGAAGTAGGGAAAGAGCGTGCGATTGTCTATGAGAATGCACCGCACGTTACAACACCTGAGTGGATGCTTCTCCCAATTATAAGAGGTGGTACCTTTGGGAAATTTTCTACCGGAGCGGGTCTTGCTCTCTATGATCGATTAGCAGGAGTTAAACGAAAAGAAAGAAGAAGTATGCTCTCCAAGAAAGAAACATTAAACAAAGAACCGCTCCTTCGTAAGAGTGATGTTAAAGGCGGAGGATATTACGTTGAGTACCGCACAGATGATGCTCGCCTTACACTTGAAATCATGAAAGAAGCTGTTCATCGTGGAGGAAAAGCAGTTAACTATGTGAAAGCGGAGCAGCTTTTATATGAAAATGGCAAAGTAGTCGGTGTCCGTGCTAAAGACGTGATTACAGGAGAAACTCGTGAAATTCGCGCTAAAAAAGTAGTCAATGCCGCTGGTCCATGGGTAGATGAGATCCGTGAGCTAGATCAGTCAAAAAAAGGAAAGCATCTTTTCTTAACAAAAGGTGTTCACCTTGTGTTTGATCAGTCTAAATTTCCACTACAGCAGGCAGTCTACTTTGATACACCATTCGAGGATGGAAGAATGATGTTCGCTATTCCTCGTGCTGGTAAAACGTATATTGGTACGACGGATACTAAATATTCTAAGAATCCAGTGCACCCGCAAATGACTGTTGAAGACCGTGATTATATTGTGGATGCTGCTAATTATATGTTTCCTGGCATTAACCTTACCAAAGATGATGTGGAATCCAGCTGGTCAGGTGTACGCCCATTGATACACGAGGAAGGGAAAGATCCATCTGAAATTTCTCGTAGAGATGAAGTTTTCCTATCTGATTCAGGGTTAATTACAATTGCAGGTGGAAAATTAACAGGCTATCGTAAAATGGCTGAAAAAGTGATTGATCTTATCGCTGATCAATTTAAAGAAGAGAAGCACGGGAAGTTTCCGGCATCTTCTACGAAAAACATGATTCTTTCTGGAGGAAATGTTGGAGGTAGTAAAGGATTTAAAGCATATGCTAAGGAACAGGTGCGTCGTGGGACAACACTTGGGTTAACCGTCAATGAAGCTGAAACTCTTGTTCATCGCTATGGATCAAACATTGAGCGGATTTACCAGATCATTGAAACGATAGGGACAGAAGCAAGTTTCCACCATTTAAGTCTTGAAGTATTCTCAACGCTTATCTATGGCATTGAAGAAGAGATGGTTGCTACACCTCTTGATTACTTCAATCGAAGAACGAGTGCGCTTTACTTCGACATTGATTGGGTGCGTCGCTGGAAAGAGCCTGTGGTCGAATACATGGCGAAACGACTAAACTGGTCAAATGAAGTGAAAGAAGCTCATCTTCAAGATCTTGATCAGCAAATTCATGATGCAGTCGTTCCGTTGAAAGTGTAA
- the hprK gene encoding HPr(Ser) kinase/phosphatase has translation MVKVRMKDIIEKFGLELVSGEEGIHRPITTSDISRPGLEMAGFFTYYPAGRLQLLGKTEMSFFNGLTDEQKKERMEKLCTEETPGIIISREMDVPEELVNSSKGNDVPILRSNMTTTRLSSRLTNYLESQLAPNTAIHGVLVDIYGVGVLITGSSGVGKSETALELVKRGHRLVADDSVEIRQEAENTLVGSAPELIQHLLEIRGLGIINVMTLFGAGAIRNYKKISLVMNLELWDSTKVYDRLGLEEEYMKIIDSNIPRLVVPVRPGRNLAIIIEVAAMNFRLKNMGMNAAKQFSERLTREIEDGDEHDSI, from the coding sequence ATGGTTAAAGTTCGCATGAAGGATATTATTGAGAAGTTTGGTCTTGAGCTCGTGAGTGGTGAGGAAGGGATCCATCGTCCGATCACGACGAGCGACATTTCACGCCCAGGTCTTGAAATGGCGGGTTTTTTCACTTATTATCCGGCTGGTCGACTGCAATTACTTGGAAAAACAGAGATGTCATTCTTTAACGGCCTAACTGATGAGCAGAAGAAGGAGCGGATGGAGAAGCTCTGTACAGAAGAAACGCCAGGTATCATTATTTCACGAGAAATGGATGTTCCTGAAGAACTAGTTAACTCTTCAAAAGGCAATGATGTTCCTATTTTACGTTCAAATATGACAACGACTCGATTAAGCAGCCGTTTAACAAACTACCTTGAAAGCCAGCTTGCTCCAAATACGGCAATTCATGGTGTATTAGTTGATATTTACGGTGTAGGTGTTCTCATTACAGGTTCAAGTGGTGTTGGTAAAAGTGAGACGGCGCTCGAGCTCGTCAAACGAGGTCATCGTCTAGTAGCGGATGATTCCGTTGAAATTCGTCAAGAAGCTGAAAATACCCTTGTTGGTAGTGCACCTGAATTAATTCAGCACCTTCTTGAAATACGTGGATTGGGCATCATCAACGTTATGACCCTCTTTGGTGCAGGAGCGATTCGAAATTACAAAAAAATCTCCCTCGTGATGAATCTTGAATTATGGGATTCCACCAAAGTCTATGATCGACTTGGACTTGAGGAAGAATATATGAAAATTATTGACTCAAACATTCCAAGACTTGTGGTACCGGTTCGCCCTGGACGTAACCTTGCCATTATCATTGAAGTGGCAGCCATGAATTTCCGGTTGAAGAATATGGGAATGAATGCAGCAAAACAATTCTCTGAAAGACTAACAAGAGAAATAGAAGATGGGGATGAACACGATAGTATCTAA